From one Silurus meridionalis isolate SWU-2019-XX chromosome 23, ASM1480568v1, whole genome shotgun sequence genomic stretch:
- the LOC124376791 gene encoding NLR family CARD domain-containing protein 3-like gives MKSDRSMDRPLKFRTGISSPVHSFLQKAGDRREKNIITATGHDPESTAADEFQKTFKSNLMKKFQCLNGLMLKQENRTLLNEIYTELYITEGDSGDINKEHEVKQIEAASRRNPTEDTPIKCSDIFKPLPEQDKAIRNGVSEQDEEPTRNVLTKGVSGIGKTVSVQKFVLDWAEGKTNQEVHLIFPLPFRELNLMKEQKLSLVELLHVFFKEMKEVHISRLEKVLFIFDGLDECSFPLDFQKTVRVCDVTESAPVHVLLINLIKGNLLPSALIWITSRPAAADQIPSECVHRVTEVRGFNDPQKEEYFRKKISDQNLANKIITHLKSLRSLYIMCHIPVFCWISAAVLERMLGEAESGEIPKTLTQMYTHFLIIQTNIKREKYLQKQESDEEMLLKLSKLAFQQLEKQNLIFYEEDLRECGIDVTEAAVYSGVCTQIFREEFGLHQSKVYCFVHLSIQEHLAALYVHLTFMKEQRNVLKWNQVCRTLSDVHRSAIDQALKSQTGHLDLFLRFLLGLSLESNQKLLHPLVTQTESSSKNKEKTVQYIKKKIRRNINTEKSINLFHCMNELRDDSLVEEIQQYLKSGAQSELSPSQWSALVFVLLTSAQDLEEFDLN, from the exons atgaagagtgatcgGTCTATGGATCGTCCTCTCAAATTCAGAACTGGAATCTCCTCACCTgtacacag TTTTCTTcagaaggcaggagacagaagagagaagaacatcatcacagctacagg acacgacccagaatccactgctgcagatgaattcCAGAAGACGTTCAAGTCCAATCTGATGaagaagtttcagtgtttgaatggattgatgctaaagcaggaaaaccgaacactcctgaatgagatctacacagagctctacatcacagagggagacagtggagacatcaataaagaacatgaggtgaaaCAGATTGAGGCAGCATCAAGGAGGAACCCAACTGAGGACACACCAATCAAATGCAGTGACATCTTTAAACCCCTACCTGAACAAGACAAAGCCATCAGGAAT ggagtatctgaacaagatgaagaacccacCAGGAACGTTCTGACAAAGGGAGTAtctggaattggaaaaacagtctctgtgcagaagtttgttctggactgggctgaagggaaaacaaatcaggaGGTCCACCTCATATTCCCACTTCCTTTTAGAGAGCTGAATTTAATGAAGGAGCAGAAACTGAGTCTGgtggagctccttcatgtgttttttaaggagATGAAAGAAGTGCACATTTCcaggttggagaaggttttgttcatttttgatggtttggatgagtgtagttttcctctggatttccagaagactgtgagagtgtgtgatgtaactgaatcagcaccagtgcatgtgctgctgataaacctgatcaaagggaacctgcttccctctgctctcatctggatcacctccagaccagcagcagctgatcaaatcccctctgagtgtgtccatcgagtcacagaggtacgagggttcaatgaccctcagaaggaggagtacttcaggaagaagatcagtgatcagaacctggccaataagatcatcacacacctgaagtcattaagaagcctctacatcatgtgccacatcccagtgttctgctggatttcagctgctgttctagagagaatgttgggtgaagcagagagtggagagatccccaagactctgactcaaatgtacacacacttcctcatcattcagaccaacatcaaaagagagaagtacctacagaagcaggagagcgatgaagaaatgcttctaAAACTGAGCaaactggctttccagcagctggagaaacaaaacctgatcttctatgaggaagacctgagagagtgtggcattgatgtgacagaagcagcagtgtattcaggtgtgtgtacgcagatcttcagagaggagtttgggcttcaccagagtaaagtgtactgctttgttcatctgagcattcaggaacatctcgcagctctgtatgtgcacctgaccttcatgaaggagcagagaaatgttcttaaatgGAATCAGGTCTGTAGGACACTTTCAGATGTTCACAGGAGTGCTATAGATCAGGCTTTAAAAAGtcagactggacatctggatcttttcctccgctttcttctgggtctctcactcgagtccaatcagaaacttctacatcccttagtaacacagacagaaagTAGCTCcaagaacaaagagaaaacagttcagtacatcaagaagaagatcaggAGAAACATTAAtacagagaaatccatcaatctgttccactgtaTGAATGAACTGCGTGATGAttctctagtggaggaaatccagcagtatctgaaatctggagcacaaagtgaactttctccttcacagtggtctgctctggtgtttgtgttactgacatcagcacaggatctggaggaatttgacctgaat